A genomic segment from Meiothermus sp. CFH 77666 encodes:
- the paaI gene encoding hydroxyphenylacetyl-CoA thioesterase PaaI, whose protein sequence is MIATTDPYMQLLGLQTLLVEPGKAVLTTVVKPEHLNIHGSCHGGFLYSLADAAFALASNSHGTPAVALSTQMQYFKAVKAGESLEAHASEENLGRRTATYRIEIRSGGRMVALFLGTVFRLEASGS, encoded by the coding sequence ATGATCGCCACTACCGATCCCTACATGCAGTTGCTGGGCCTGCAGACCCTGTTGGTAGAGCCCGGCAAAGCCGTTCTGACCACCGTTGTAAAGCCCGAGCACCTGAACATCCACGGAAGTTGCCACGGAGGCTTTCTTTATAGCCTGGCCGATGCCGCCTTCGCCCTGGCCTCCAACTCCCACGGTACGCCCGCCGTGGCCCTCTCCACCCAGATGCAGTACTTCAAGGCAGTTAAGGCCGGAGAAAGCCTGGAAGCCCACGCCAGCGAGGAAAACCTGGGCCGTCGCACCGCTACCTATCGCATCGAGATTCGGAGCGGCGGGCGGATGGTAGCGCTCTTCCTGGGCACGGTCTTCCGGCTGGAGGCTTCTGGTTCCTGA
- a CDS encoding ABC transporter ATP-binding protein has product MSVLEVQNLTVRYGAVEAVRNLSLSVGAGEAITLIGPNGAGKSSTLKGIVGLVSTSGTVRYQGQALSRRSPEELATAGLVMVPEKRELFASMEVEDNLLLGAFTRYQRREKGIQEDLERIYTLFPRLRERRKQLAGTMSGGEQQMLAIGRALMARPKLLLLDEPSLGLAPLIVQEIFHILGELKSQGVPILVVEQNARMALKLADRGYVLEAGELVMEGRGQDLLHDPRVIESYLGIRTKTEA; this is encoded by the coding sequence ATGAGCGTACTGGAAGTGCAGAACCTTACCGTGCGCTACGGGGCCGTGGAGGCCGTTCGCAACCTGTCGCTTTCGGTGGGGGCGGGCGAGGCCATCACCCTGATTGGCCCCAACGGGGCGGGCAAGAGCAGCACCCTGAAGGGAATCGTGGGCCTGGTGAGCACCAGCGGCACGGTGCGCTACCAGGGGCAGGCCCTGAGCCGACGTAGCCCGGAGGAGCTGGCTACAGCGGGCCTGGTGATGGTGCCAGAAAAGCGCGAGTTGTTTGCCTCTATGGAGGTGGAGGACAACCTGCTGCTGGGAGCCTTCACTCGATACCAGCGGCGCGAAAAGGGCATCCAGGAAGACCTCGAGCGCATCTATACTCTCTTTCCGCGCCTGCGCGAACGCCGCAAGCAGCTTGCGGGCACCATGTCCGGGGGGGAGCAGCAGATGCTCGCCATCGGGCGGGCTCTGATGGCCCGGCCCAAACTGCTGCTGCTGGACGAGCCCAGCCTGGGGCTGGCCCCGCTGATCGTGCAGGAAATTTTTCACATCCTGGGCGAGCTCAAGAGCCAGGGCGTGCCCATTCTGGTAGTCGAGCAGAACGCCCGCATGGCCCTCAAGCTGGCTGACCGGGGGTATGTACTCGAGGCCGGTGAGCTGGTGATGGAAGGCCGGGGCCAGGATCTGCTGCACGACCCCCGGGTGATTGAGAGCTACCTGGGCATCCGCACCAAAACCGAAGCCTGA
- a CDS encoding SDR family oxidoreductase codes for MRVLEQFNLNGKTALVTGGSRGLGLEIACGLREAGARVALLARRESFFEEALRLIPDAVPIVGNVQDEGSLEAAFARIGPVDILVNAAGVTWGQDALEVPVEKIREVLDINVTGAFLASRIAARSMKARGYGKILNIASVAGLAGSPSEVMDAAAYSASKGALIALTRDLAVKWGPLGIRVNALAPGFFPTRMTEKLLARTEQLVRERTPLGRIGKTGELAAAALYLCSPASDYVTGQVLAVDGGMTAL; via the coding sequence ATGAGAGTCCTCGAGCAGTTCAACCTAAACGGCAAAACCGCCCTGGTAACCGGGGGCTCGAGAGGGCTCGGTCTGGAGATTGCCTGCGGCTTGCGCGAGGCCGGGGCCCGGGTAGCTCTGCTCGCCCGGCGCGAGAGCTTCTTCGAGGAAGCCCTGCGGCTCATTCCGGATGCCGTTCCCATTGTGGGCAACGTGCAGGATGAAGGGAGCCTCGAGGCCGCCTTTGCCCGCATCGGGCCGGTGGACATCCTGGTCAACGCCGCCGGGGTTACCTGGGGCCAGGATGCGCTGGAAGTGCCGGTGGAAAAAATCCGCGAGGTGCTAGACATCAACGTCACGGGGGCTTTTCTGGCCTCGAGGATTGCCGCCCGCAGCATGAAAGCCCGTGGTTACGGCAAAATCCTCAACATCGCCTCGGTGGCCGGCCTGGCCGGTAGCCCCAGCGAGGTCATGGACGCCGCCGCCTACTCGGCCTCCAAGGGGGCGCTCATCGCCCTCACCCGCGACCTGGCCGTCAAGTGGGGGCCTTTGGGCATCCGGGTCAACGCCCTGGCCCCCGGCTTCTTCCCGACCCGCATGACCGAAAAACTGCTGGCCCGCACCGAGCAACTCGTGCGCGAGCGCACCCCGCTGGGCCGCATCGGCAAAACCGGCGAGCTGGCTGCCGCCGCCCTGTACCTGTGCAGCCCGGCCTCGGACTATGTGACCGGGCAGGTGCTGGCGGTGGATGGGGGGATGACCGCCCTATGA
- a CDS encoding acetyl-CoA C-acyltransferase encodes MEAYIIDAVRTPVGKHGGVLSSVRPDDLGAIPLKALLERTGIPGSDIEDVYMGCANQAGEDNRNVARMALLLAGLPLSVGGTTINRLCGSGLDAVASAARALMLGEGQVYIGAGVESMSRAPWVMPKAEKGFATGNVTLFDTTLGWRLVNPRMKEMYGTDAMGETAENLAEQYQIPREAQDRFALHSHQKAILAQQRGVLQSQMVPVEVRDRKGNVAQVTADEGPRADTSLEALAKLKPVFRQGGSVTAGNSSSLNDGAAAVLLAAEAYAKAHGLKPMARVRSMAVAGVEPRIMGIGPVPATQKALQRAGLTLKDIGLIELNEAFAAQSLAVLQEWGLDAEDDRLNVNGGAIAIGHPLGASGARILTHLVHEMQRRKVQFGLATMCIGVGQGIAMVVEGL; translated from the coding sequence ATGGAAGCCTATATCATAGACGCCGTTCGCACGCCCGTAGGAAAGCATGGGGGCGTTCTGTCTTCCGTGCGGCCCGACGACCTGGGGGCTATTCCCCTTAAAGCCCTGCTGGAGCGCACCGGCATCCCCGGTAGCGATATAGAAGACGTGTACATGGGCTGCGCCAACCAGGCCGGCGAGGACAACCGCAACGTGGCCCGTATGGCCTTGCTGCTGGCAGGCCTGCCCCTGAGCGTGGGGGGCACCACCATCAACCGGCTGTGCGGCAGCGGGCTCGACGCTGTGGCGAGCGCAGCCCGGGCCCTGATGCTGGGCGAGGGCCAGGTGTACATCGGCGCGGGGGTCGAGAGCATGAGCCGCGCCCCCTGGGTGATGCCCAAGGCGGAGAAAGGCTTTGCCACTGGCAATGTGACCCTGTTCGACACCACCTTAGGCTGGCGCCTGGTGAACCCCAGGATGAAGGAAATGTACGGCACCGACGCCATGGGCGAGACCGCCGAAAACCTGGCCGAGCAGTACCAGATTCCCCGCGAGGCTCAGGACAGGTTTGCCCTGCACTCGCACCAAAAAGCCATACTGGCCCAGCAAAGGGGGGTTCTGCAAAGCCAGATGGTGCCGGTGGAGGTGAGGGATCGCAAGGGGAATGTGGCGCAGGTGACCGCCGACGAAGGGCCCAGGGCCGACACCAGCCTCGAGGCCCTCGCCAAGCTCAAACCCGTGTTCAGGCAGGGCGGCAGCGTGACGGCAGGCAACTCCTCTTCCCTCAACGACGGGGCCGCTGCGGTCTTGCTGGCTGCCGAAGCCTATGCCAAGGCGCATGGCCTGAAGCCCATGGCTCGGGTTCGCTCGATGGCGGTAGCGGGGGTGGAGCCGCGCATCATGGGGATTGGGCCGGTACCCGCAACCCAAAAAGCCCTGCAACGAGCCGGGCTCACGCTAAAGGACATCGGCCTGATTGAGTTGAACGAGGCCTTTGCGGCCCAGAGCCTGGCCGTATTGCAGGAGTGGGGCCTGGACGCCGAAGACGACCGACTGAACGTGAACGGAGGGGCCATTGCCATCGGTCACCCCCTGGGGGCCTCGGGAGCCCGCATCCTGACCCACCTGGTGCACGAGATGCAGCGTCGCAAGGTGCAGTTCGGCCTGGCCACCATGTGCATTGGGGTGGGCCAGGGAATTGCGATGGTAGTTGAGGGCCTCTAA
- a CDS encoding branched-chain amino acid ABC transporter ATP-binding protein/permease, whose product MSALKFSPLTLVAVALLLAVPLLLPASSFYLTIGNYIAFGALVALGLYLLTGLSGMTSFGQAAFMGLAAYTTALLTIHQGWNPWLTLPLGVLVAVAGAVVLGGITARLKGHYLPLSTIAWCMALFIVMGSWISLTGGHTGLRGVPPVSIFGWTLGDSRSYFYLAWFFVLLGAWTAWNLTNSRIGRAMRASKGDAIAAASFGVNPAVLKLQVFVLSAIYAGVAGWLYVHYQKFISPTPFSLDASIKYLIAAVAGGVGSIPGVILGSGLVTGLEEILKGLLPRIFGRTGNYEIIAYGLILVLILMFAPKGLWPFIERYLPKARPQNPTGQGLPTRLAAGQAGEVVLEVDNLTKRFGGLLAVNRMNFQLRRGEILALIGPNGAGKSTCFNMITSVYAPSEGAVRFKGQVISGRMPYEVHRLGIARTFQHPHLFPEMTVLENAALGTYARTRRGMVASMFGLSQAEEQAALAEAYRALERVGLAQIAHQKADGLAIGQLRLLEIARALASGPEVLLLDEPAAGLRAGEKRQFAALIRRLVNEGVTVLLVDHDMDLVMGLVDRVVVMHYGEKLAEGTPAEVQRNPKVIEAYLGEAA is encoded by the coding sequence ATGTCGGCCCTGAAATTCTCCCCCCTCACATTGGTTGCGGTTGCACTGCTACTGGCGGTGCCCTTGCTGTTACCCGCGTCTTCGTTCTACCTGACCATAGGGAACTACATCGCTTTTGGAGCGCTGGTCGCGCTGGGGCTCTACTTGCTAACGGGCCTGTCGGGCATGACCAGTTTTGGGCAGGCCGCCTTCATGGGGCTGGCCGCCTACACCACGGCCCTGCTGACCATTCATCAGGGTTGGAACCCCTGGCTCACCCTGCCGCTAGGGGTGCTGGTTGCGGTGGCCGGGGCGGTGGTGCTGGGAGGCATTACCGCCCGCCTCAAGGGCCACTACCTGCCTCTCTCTACCATTGCCTGGTGCATGGCCTTGTTTATCGTAATGGGAAGCTGGATCAGCCTGACTGGAGGACACACCGGCCTGCGCGGGGTTCCACCGGTTTCCATCTTTGGCTGGACGCTGGGCGACTCGAGGAGCTACTTTTACCTGGCCTGGTTTTTTGTGCTGCTGGGTGCCTGGACAGCCTGGAACCTGACCAACAGCCGCATCGGGCGGGCCATGCGGGCCTCCAAGGGGGACGCCATTGCGGCGGCGAGCTTTGGGGTCAATCCGGCGGTCTTGAAGCTCCAGGTGTTTGTGCTCTCGGCCATCTACGCCGGGGTGGCGGGCTGGCTGTACGTGCACTATCAGAAGTTTATCAGCCCCACCCCTTTTAGCCTGGATGCCTCCATCAAGTATCTGATTGCGGCTGTGGCAGGCGGGGTGGGGAGCATTCCGGGGGTGATTCTGGGCTCGGGGCTGGTGACGGGCCTCGAGGAAATCCTCAAGGGCCTCTTGCCGCGCATTTTTGGCCGTACCGGCAACTACGAGATTATCGCCTACGGCCTGATTCTGGTACTGATTTTGATGTTTGCCCCCAAGGGCTTGTGGCCTTTCATCGAACGCTATCTGCCCAAAGCCAGGCCGCAAAACCCCACCGGCCAGGGCCTCCCCACCCGGCTGGCCGCAGGGCAAGCGGGGGAGGTGGTGCTCGAGGTGGACAACCTGACCAAGCGCTTTGGCGGCTTGCTGGCGGTCAACCGAATGAATTTCCAGCTTCGCCGGGGGGAGATACTGGCCCTGATTGGCCCCAACGGGGCGGGCAAGTCTACCTGCTTCAACATGATTACCTCGGTCTATGCCCCCAGCGAAGGTGCCGTGCGCTTCAAGGGCCAGGTCATCTCGGGCCGGATGCCTTACGAGGTACACCGGCTGGGCATTGCTCGCACCTTCCAGCACCCCCACCTCTTCCCCGAGATGACCGTGCTGGAAAACGCCGCCCTGGGCACCTATGCCCGCACCCGGCGGGGCATGGTAGCCTCGATGTTCGGGCTCAGCCAGGCCGAGGAGCAGGCCGCCCTCGCCGAAGCCTACCGGGCCCTCGAGCGGGTGGGGCTGGCCCAGATTGCCCACCAAAAAGCCGATGGCCTGGCCATTGGGCAGTTGCGCCTGCTGGAAATTGCCCGCGCCCTGGCCTCGGGGCCCGAGGTGCTGCTTCTGGACGAACCCGCCGCCGGGCTCCGGGCCGGCGAGAAGCGCCAGTTTGCCGCCCTGATTCGCAGGCTGGTGAACGAGGGGGTTACGGTGCTGCTGGTAGACCACGACATGGATCTGGTGATGGGCCTGGTAGACCGCGTAGTCGTGATGCATTATGGGGAAAAGCTGGCCGAAGGCACCCCCGCCGAGGTACAGCGCAATCCCAAGGTCATCGAGGCCTACCTAGGGGAGGCAGCGTGA